In the genome of Micromonospora sp. Llam0, the window CTGATCCCGCGGTTCGACGAGTACGGACCGCCTACGAGCATGGGGGGACCGCGTGGTCGACCTGCCCCGCCGCCGAACCGGACGACACCATAGTGACCGCAGCACCGCCCGCCGCCGCGTCCGAGGCGGCCCGGGCCGGCTGCTGCATCGGATCTTCACCGCCGGGCTGATCACCCTGCTCGCGGTGACCGCCCAACCCGCCGCCGCGACCGCCGCACCCGGCGCCGGCCCGGTCGACGGGTCGGCCACCGCGCCGATCAGCGCCGAACTCGCCGCCGAACTGGACCGGGACGGCACCGTCGACTTCATGGTCTACCTGCGGGACCGCGCCGACCTGTCCGGCGCGGCCGACGCCGCCAGCGCCGGGATGCCGGCCGGTGACCGTCGCGCCGACGCCCGAGCCGAGGCCGTCTACCACGAGTTGACCACCACCGCCCAGCGCAGCCAGCAGAGCCTGCGCAAACTGCTCGACGGGCGGAAGGCCGGCTACACCGCGTACTGGATCGCCAACGCGGTCCGGGTCACCGGCGACCGGGACCTGGCCGACCGGATCGCCGCCCTGCCCGAGGTGCAGCAGCTCGAACCGGTCCACAGCTACCCGCTGCTCACCCCGGAACCAGCCGAACCGGTGCCGCCGGTCGGCGACGACGCCGGCACCACGGCCGTCGAGTGGAACATCGACGATGTCCGGGCGCCACAGGTCTGGTCCGAATTCGGCACCAGCGGCGACGGGATCGTCGTGGCCACCATCGACAGCGGCGTCGAGTTCGACCACCCGGCCCTGGCCGCCAGCTACCGGGGAGCCGGCACCGGAGGCTACGACCACGACTACAACTGGTTCGACCCGACCGGCATCTGCCCGGCCGGGACCCCCTGTGACAACAACGGTCACGGCACCCACGTCACCGGCACCATGACCGGCGACGACGGCGGCGACAACCAGACCGGCGTGGCACCCGGTGCCCGCTGGATCGCCGCCAAGGGCTGCGAGGTGGACACCTGCTCCGACGCGTCGCTGCTGGCCGCCGGCCAGTGGGTGCTCGCCCCGACCGACACCTCGGGCGCGAACCCCCGACCGGAACTGCGCGCCGACGTGGTCAACAACTCGTGGGGCGGCGGGCAGGACGACCCGTGGTACCGGCAGACCGTCGACGCCTGGATCGCCGCCGGCATCTTCCCGGCGTTCGCCATCGGCAACGACGGACCGGGCTGCGGCACCGCCAACTCCCCCGGCGACTACCCGCAGGCGTACGCGACCGGCAACTACGACGCCGACCACCGGATCGCCGCCCGGTCCAGCCGGGGCGCCTCGCTGGTCGACGGATCGGTCAAACCGAACATCGCCGCGCCCGGCACCGCGGTCCGCTCCAGCATCCCCGGCGGCGGGTACGCGGCGTTCAACGGCACCTCGATGGCCTCCCCGCACGTGGCCGCCACCGTCGCGCTGGCCTGGTCGGCGGCGCCGACCCTGCACGGCGACATCGCCGCCACCCGGGCCCTGCTGGACGGCACCGCGATCGACACCGACGACACCAGTTGCGGCGGCACCGCCGCCAACAACAACAACTTCGGTGAGGGACGGCTCGACGCGTACGCCGCCGTCGAGGCCGCCCCGCGCGGACCCGCCGGCCGGGTGACCGGCGTGGTCACCGGCGACGGCGACCCGCTGCCCGGCGCCACCGTCTCCACCGGCGACCGCAGCGTCACCACCGGCACCGACGGCGGCTACGCGCTGACCCTGCCGACCGGCGAGCACACCATCACCGCCAGCGCCTTCGGTTACCAGTCGGCCAGTGCCACGGTCACGGTCGCCGAGGACGGCACCGTCGAGCAGGACTTCGACCTGGCCGCCACCACCCTGGTCACGCTCAGCGGTCGGGTCACCGACGCGGCCGGCCACGGCTGGCCGCTCTACGCCCGGGTCGAGGTCGACGGGCGGCCCGAGACGGCCACCTACACCGACCCGGCATCCGGCCGCTACACGCTGACCGTGCCCGGCGGCACCGCCGTGACGCTGGTCGCCACGGCGACGCTCGCCGGATACCAGCCGGCCCGGGTGGAGGTGCCGGCCGGAGACACCGACCGCACCGTGCACCTGGCGGTGCCGGTCACCGCCGAGTGCGTCACCCCCGGGTACGTGGCCAGCTTCGGCGACCCGGTGCTCGCCGAGAGTTTCCCGACCGCCGACACCCCGGACGGCTGGTCGGTGGTGAACCGCACCGACGGCGGCGGCTGGGAGTTCTCCGACATCGGTTCCCGGGGCAACCTGACCGGTGGTGACGGCGGCTTCGCCAACATCGACAGTGACGCGCTCGGCGTCGGTGCGGTCCAGGACACCGACCTGGTCACCCCGATGCTGGACCTGTCCGGAGCGGACGCGCCGTACCTGCGGTTCGCCAGCGACTGGCGGGCGGTGGGGCTCAGCGACAGCGCCGAGATCGGTGTCTCGGTCGACGGCGGCGCCAGCTGGACCAACGTGTGGCGGTACACCACCAGCCGGCGTGGACCGCGCACCGAGGAGATCCCGCTGACCTCGGTGGCCGGTGCCGACGAGGTGCTGATCCGGTTCCGCTTCCAGGGCAGCTACGCCTGGTGGTGGCAGGTCGACGACGTCGAGGTGGTCGACCGCAGCTGCACCCCGCTGCCCGGTGGCCTGCTGGTAGGCAACACCACCGACCACAACACCGGGGCCGCGCTGAACGGGGTCACGGTGGCCAGCGCCACCGACCCGACGGTACAGGCGGTCTCCGCCGCCACGCCGGACGACCCGGCCCTGCCCGACGGCTACTACCAGCTCTTCTCGCCGCTGGTCGGCAAGCAGGAGTTCACCGCGACGCGGGCGCCGTACCAGGTGCGGAGCCGGACGGTGACGGTGGTCGCCGACCGGGCCCGCCGGGCCGACTTCTCGGTCAAGGCCGGCCGGCTGGCGATCAGCCCGACCGACCCGGTCGTGTCCCACCAGCCGTACGGCAGCACCCGCAAGGCCAAGGTGACGGTGACCAACACCGGCAGCGCACCGGCCGAGGTCGAGATGCTGGCCGGCGACGATGGGTTCAGCCTGCTGTCCGGTGACGGCGCCCCGCTGACCGAACACAAGGTGAAGGGGATCAGCAAGGCCTGGCAGGGTCCGGCGTACGGTGCCCCGGCCGGTGCCGCGCCGACCCGGATCACCGCGGCGTCGGCGATCGCGGGCGAGACGGCCGGGACGGCCGCCGATGCCTGGACGCGGGCCCCGGACCACCCGACCGCCATCTTCGACAACGCGGCCGCCACGCTCGACGGCAAGGTCTACTCCGTCGGCGGTGGCAGCACCACCGGCACCGAGCG includes:
- a CDS encoding S8 family serine peptidase; translation: MPRRRTGRHHSDRSTARRRVRGGPGRLLHRIFTAGLITLLAVTAQPAAATAAPGAGPVDGSATAPISAELAAELDRDGTVDFMVYLRDRADLSGAADAASAGMPAGDRRADARAEAVYHELTTTAQRSQQSLRKLLDGRKAGYTAYWIANAVRVTGDRDLADRIAALPEVQQLEPVHSYPLLTPEPAEPVPPVGDDAGTTAVEWNIDDVRAPQVWSEFGTSGDGIVVATIDSGVEFDHPALAASYRGAGTGGYDHDYNWFDPTGICPAGTPCDNNGHGTHVTGTMTGDDGGDNQTGVAPGARWIAAKGCEVDTCSDASLLAAGQWVLAPTDTSGANPRPELRADVVNNSWGGGQDDPWYRQTVDAWIAAGIFPAFAIGNDGPGCGTANSPGDYPQAYATGNYDADHRIAARSSRGASLVDGSVKPNIAAPGTAVRSSIPGGGYAAFNGTSMASPHVAATVALAWSAAPTLHGDIAATRALLDGTAIDTDDTSCGGTAANNNNFGEGRLDAYAAVEAAPRGPAGRVTGVVTGDGDPLPGATVSTGDRSVTTGTDGGYALTLPTGEHTITASAFGYQSASATVTVAEDGTVEQDFDLAATTLVTLSGRVTDAAGHGWPLYARVEVDGRPETATYTDPASGRYTLTVPGGTAVTLVATATLAGYQPARVEVPAGDTDRTVHLAVPVTAECVTPGYVASFGDPVLAESFPTADTPDGWSVVNRTDGGGWEFSDIGSRGNLTGGDGGFANIDSDALGVGAVQDTDLVTPMLDLSGADAPYLRFASDWRAVGLSDSAEIGVSVDGGASWTNVWRYTTSRRGPRTEEIPLTSVAGADEVLIRFRFQGSYAWWWQVDDVEVVDRSCTPLPGGLLVGNTTDHNTGAALNGVTVASATDPTVQAVSAATPDDPALPDGYYQLFSPLVGKQEFTATRAPYQVRSRTVTVVADRARRADFSVKAGRLAISPTDPVVSHQPYGSTRKAKVTVTNTGSAPAEVEMLAGDDGFSLLSGDGAPLTEHKVKGISKAWQGPAYGAPAGAAPTRITAASAIAGETAGTAADAWTRAPDHPTAIFDNAAATLDGKVYSVGGGSTTGTERDAWVYDPVTDAWSALPDLPTARSKPALAAAGGKLYLFGGWGAGGTPVASVDVFDPTTGTWATLSGVTSPAPRAAAGSAVIGGTIYLIGGCIDGTCTDSRTVLAFDTGTGTFRSRADYPVAASWLACGGIGELAYCAGGAGTVEYRSTYAYDPATDAWSPLPDLPLDLWGGQYAAAGGLLVIAGGVTGASTTVTNRTVGFDPAAGEWRDLPNTEFARYRGAGACGAYKVGGSPSSFVGSAQVEVLAGLELCDAAADLPWLVTDPGSFTLAPGASRTVTVTLAATAEAGVDQPGRYAATLGLRSDTPYPVGQVDVQMNVSPPASWAKVQGTVTGVSCAGVEVGVAGATIRLNSLTDPGTGYTLRTGADGGYAYWLPRGQYEIITAKDGWVPQARQERLPAGIVTTVDSVLEPVDPCPARLGGI